The following proteins are encoded in a genomic region of Pseudanabaena galeata CCNP1313:
- a CDS encoding plasmid mobilization protein, whose translation MTLSVRFTVRMTKNEKVVLEAKAKKLNVKSSKFVRYAVFKFQPLSPLAPMTSVDWDTYHLLGQMKFELNKIGTNINQLTHDANLSVMMGSPMQSQLDEFQKLSGCLNQLVSLMSDVRSQITTTAGLTPQAE comes from the coding sequence ATGACTTTATCCGTTAGATTCACGGTACGCATGACTAAAAATGAGAAAGTTGTATTGGAGGCAAAAGCAAAGAAACTGAATGTTAAATCGAGTAAATTTGTCCGCTATGCAGTTTTTAAGTTTCAGCCACTATCACCACTAGCTCCAATGACTAGCGTTGATTGGGACACATATCACCTGCTAGGACAAATGAAATTTGAGTTGAATAAAATTGGTACCAACATTAACCAGTTGACACACGATGCTAATTTAAGTGTGATGATGGGTAGCCCTATGCAGTCGCAACTTGATGAATTTCAAAAGTTATCTGGTTGTCTCAATCAACTTGTTTCATTAATGTCCGATGTTCGCTCTCAAATTACTACGACCGCAGGTTTAACTCCACAGGCGGAGTAG
- a CDS encoding DUF6753 family protein, producing MNSNPLPKTYLDIAIHDYDPVVKAKIYEIVAKSGIPQNDPYIAIFLSNAQVAATVATAPNLLQSALAKGFDVGIQKFSDFLATLRETAVKEQEVAISQAIANIIKNKQHQESQGYWRAISLPFIGFCAGMLMIGLAAGLVSGLAIAKLFLPTPSLNAQSARDLEWVASDNGKLARNLVDWNQSILKTCLQDQQNLKEALIILNGKYVTKGLCALWVLPETQRVYEDRR from the coding sequence ATGAATAGCAATCCCCTGCCCAAAACCTATCTGGATATTGCCATTCATGACTACGATCCCGTGGTCAAAGCCAAAATCTACGAGATTGTGGCTAAGTCTGGTATCCCCCAAAACGATCCTTACATTGCGATTTTCTTGTCTAATGCCCAAGTTGCGGCAACAGTTGCCACTGCGCCAAATCTACTCCAAAGTGCCTTAGCTAAAGGCTTCGATGTTGGTATCCAAAAGTTCAGCGACTTTCTGGCGACTCTACGCGAGACTGCGGTTAAAGAACAGGAGGTGGCGATTAGTCAGGCGATCGCTAATATCATCAAAAACAAACAGCATCAGGAATCCCAAGGTTATTGGCGGGCGATTAGCTTGCCCTTCATTGGTTTCTGTGCGGGGATGTTGATGATTGGCTTAGCGGCGGGTCTGGTTTCGGGCTTGGCGATCGCGAAACTGTTTTTACCTACACCCAGTCTAAACGCCCAATCCGCTAGGGATTTGGAGTGGGTGGCAAGTGACAACGGCAAATTAGCTAGGAATCTCGTGGACTGGAATCAGAGTATTTTAAAAACCTGCCTTCAGGATCAGCAAAACCTCAAGGAAGCTTTAATCATTCTCAATGGTAAATATGTGACTAAAGGTTTATGCGCCCTATGGGTATTGCCTGAAACCCAGAGAGTCTATGAAGATCGCCGTTGA
- a CDS encoding P-loop NTPase family protein — translation MANINLIDGEKGGVGKSWVARTMLQYLTDNKISFTSIETDRSNPTVLDIYKESKTAVFSENEKMADVADAIFEYALKKTVVVNLPAQAHRAVSKWIDTKGLLDLGKEHDVTFIKWFVSDGESDSIKLFTESLEHYQGYITHVFIKNWGRCDEWDYFKAHEEIQKAIAEYNVTVIDFPKLSDGRRIEINAKHLTFEDASNYSEFGLIGRNQIKTYLREAYKAFESTGLLAKAKQPQSLKA, via the coding sequence ATGGCAAATATCAACCTGATCGATGGGGAAAAAGGTGGTGTAGGCAAAAGCTGGGTCGCTCGCACCATGTTGCAATACCTGACCGATAACAAAATTTCTTTCACCAGTATTGAAACAGATCGCAGTAACCCAACTGTCCTCGATATATACAAAGAATCTAAAACTGCTGTTTTCTCAGAAAATGAAAAAATGGCTGATGTCGCTGATGCCATTTTTGAATATGCACTCAAGAAAACGGTTGTCGTCAATTTACCCGCTCAGGCTCACCGAGCAGTATCGAAATGGATTGACACCAAAGGATTACTAGATTTGGGCAAGGAACATGACGTGACATTTATCAAGTGGTTTGTCAGTGACGGTGAAAGTGACTCAATTAAGCTATTCACTGAGTCGCTAGAACATTATCAAGGCTATATCACCCATGTGTTTATCAAAAATTGGGGGCGCTGCGATGAATGGGATTACTTCAAAGCTCACGAAGAGATCCAGAAAGCGATCGCTGAATACAATGTTACAGTGATTGACTTTCCCAAGTTGAGTGATGGTAGGCGGATCGAAATTAATGCTAAGCATCTCACCTTCGAGGATGCATCCAATTACTCTGAATTTGGACTCATTGGCAGGAATCAAATCAAAACATATTTACGTGAAGCATACAAAGCTTTTGAGTCCACTGGGCTTCTCGCCAAAGCCAAACAGCCCCAGTCATTGAAAGCCTAG
- a CDS encoding IS982 family transposase — protein MDITRIFCEVDDFCESFEKHWQEQPMLPSMQGERKSRSRMRLSEVMTIAIAFHGSGYKTFKDFYTLTVIPFWRKAFPHLVSYTRFVELMPWTMMLLCCFLHTRKGEVTGISFIDSTPINVCVPCRAHAHKVFKGMVNWGKNSVGWHFGFKLHLIINDKGELLAFKLTPANVDDRQPVPEMAQDLFGQLFGDRGYISQKLFEKLYEQGLQLITKRKKNMKNCLVKLIDKILLRKRAIIESVNDQLKNISQIEHSRHRSFFNFLVNLLAGLVAYTYRETKPALDLLFKGLPALPPAIF, from the coding sequence TTGGATATCACGCGAATCTTCTGTGAAGTGGATGATTTCTGCGAAAGCTTTGAAAAACACTGGCAAGAGCAACCAATGTTGCCATCAATGCAGGGAGAAAGGAAAAGTCGCTCAAGAATGAGGTTGAGTGAAGTGATGACCATCGCGATCGCCTTTCATGGGTCAGGATACAAGACCTTCAAAGACTTCTATACCCTAACTGTAATACCGTTTTGGCGGAAAGCTTTTCCCCACTTGGTAAGCTACACCCGCTTTGTGGAGCTAATGCCTTGGACAATGATGTTGTTATGTTGCTTTCTGCATACACGCAAAGGCGAAGTGACAGGAATATCATTCATCGACTCCACACCGATCAATGTCTGTGTACCATGCCGTGCCCATGCCCATAAAGTATTCAAAGGTATGGTCAATTGGGGCAAAAACTCAGTGGGTTGGCACTTTGGCTTCAAGCTACATTTGATTATCAACGACAAAGGGGAATTGCTTGCCTTCAAGCTCACACCAGCCAATGTTGATGACCGACAACCTGTGCCTGAGATGGCTCAAGACCTCTTTGGTCAATTGTTTGGTGACCGTGGTTATATCTCCCAAAAGTTGTTTGAGAAGCTCTATGAACAAGGTTTACAACTGATTACTAAGCGCAAGAAAAATATGAAAAACTGTTTGGTCAAGTTGATTGACAAGATTTTGCTGCGTAAGCGCGCAATTATTGAGTCCGTCAATGACCAACTCAAAAACATTTCTCAGATTGAGCATTCAAGACATCGCAGTTTTTTTAATTTTCTTGTCAACCTTTTAGCTGGGTTGGTTGCTTATACATATCGAGAGACTAAACCTGCTTTAGATCTTCTCTTCAAAGGCTTGCCTGCTCTTCCTCCTGCCATCTTTTAG
- a CDS encoding helix-turn-helix domain-containing protein — translation MPEIIACSSVVEVATEQLTELSDRWFASIKNKDKLTRKVDIISYLEEDVRALLASGSTYNEISQNLKDELHVDISAKTIKQYIWRINEKQKKGGTKAKTHTARAERALPQHKPSGSELTQQPITSLSDSMANIPSATETLTNVENSDRSEPISVVKPNSSKATPKPQSIVPKSLPVDDDDYDDDLAQQKILKYFNR, via the coding sequence ATGCCTGAAATCATTGCGTGTTCATCGGTTGTAGAGGTAGCCACAGAGCAGTTAACAGAGTTGTCTGATCGGTGGTTTGCATCTATTAAAAACAAAGATAAACTGACAAGAAAAGTAGACATCATCTCATACCTTGAGGAAGATGTCAGAGCATTGCTTGCTTCAGGAAGTACATATAATGAAATTAGCCAAAACCTAAAAGATGAACTTCACGTCGATATCTCTGCTAAAACTATAAAGCAGTATATATGGCGAATTAACGAAAAACAAAAAAAGGGTGGGACAAAAGCTAAAACCCATACCGCTAGGGCAGAAAGGGCTTTACCGCAACACAAACCATCAGGATCTGAGCTAACTCAACAACCAATTACAAGTTTGTCGGATAGTATGGCTAATATCCCCTCTGCAACGGAAACTCTTACCAATGTAGAAAATAGCGATCGCTCCGAACCAATCTCAGTAGTAAAGCCAAACAGCAGCAAGGCAACCCCCAAACCACAAAGCATTGTCCCAAAGTCTCTCCCCGTGGACGATGATGACTACGATGATGATTTGGCACAACAAAAAATATTGAAGTACTTCAATAGATAA